The window AAGAACACATTAATTTCATATGCATGCACAAAATAATGCCTTCTAATTATCGTTTAAATAAATCTTATTTCCTATTTCTAATCCAATCTTCTATGCTGCCTCGTATCTCCCCtatgtattatatttaatatatttatttcatttgtactattttcttcaaattttatCTTCTCATCTTACACTTGGTTGACTACATGGTGTTTAATCTCTGGTCTAACCGGTTTAGTTATCGCTTGTTTATATGCTAAACCAGGATTTGTTTCTGGTTTGCGCAGGTCACGTGGGTTGAACATGCAGAATACGATGAAAACCAAATCCACCACTTGTACCGGCCGTTGCTTCGGTCAGGTCTTGGTTTTGGCTCGCAAAGATGGGTCGCTACTCTTCAGAGACAGTGCGAGTGTCTGGCCATCCTCATGTCCTCGTCCGTTACACCGCACGACAACTCATGTCCGTTTCCTAATTCACGCACTTATCAATATAACACTTTAAATATGTTATAAATCTGTATTTAAATAACTTTGACGTATGCAAAACACAGCAATAACGCCTGGTGGTCGGAAAAGCATGCTGAAGTTAGCTCAACGTATGACGGTCAACTTCTGCTCGGGCATCTCTGCGCCATCTGTCCACAGTTGGAGCAAGCTCACCGTCGAAAATGTTGATCCGGACGTTCGAGTTATGACCCGTAAGAGTGTGGACGATTCGGGTATTGTTCTGAGTGCTGCAACGTCTGTGTGGCTTCCGGCTTCGCCACAACGTCTGTTTGACTTCTTGCGGAACGAACGGATGAGATGTGAATGGGATATATTATCTAACGGTGGTCCCATGCAGGAGATGGCCCACATCGCCAAAGGTCAAGATCAAGGCAACTCCGTTTCTCTTCTCCGCTCCAatgtaagttttgtttttccaaAGGTCAAGAATAAACCGGTTTACTCTTACCGGTTAGTTAGTCTTATTTTGGTAATACCGGTCCAGTTTGATGAGTTATTCAAATAATTGAGTAGAGTTTCCGGTTAACTAGTCTGGTATGTGTGATTGGTTCAGTAATGTATGGAACTGATAGGTATGGAGAGTGTGGATTAGGTGATAGTGACGTATTTGTCCCTGATTGAGGTGGTAGTATAATGGACAAAAGAGTGGATAGAGAAAGGACAATTTAGTAATTTGGGTGCTCTGCTGCTAGCACAAGATGACATTATAATATGAGTGGTTCTATATTTATACTTGTGTGTAGAAAACAAAAGCATCACAGCTTTTTGTAAGGGTTTTAAAAAAGTCAAATTAATAGGACAGTTTCGAACTTTACTGTATTTTTGACTTTTCACTTATTTTCTTTGGTTGTCTGAAAAAGTTATTTTGACTTGTTCCCCCTTTTTCACCCTAAAGCGTTACTGTTTTGCATGTTTGGCAGCCAATGAACGCGAACCAAAGCAGTATGCTAATTCTACAGGAGACATGCATTGACGCATCTGGAGCGCTCGTGGTGTACGCGCCTGTAGATATTCCTGCCATGAATGTTGTGATGAACGGTGGAGATTCATCCTACGTGGCTCTACTTCCTTCTGGTTTCGCTGTTCTCCCTGACGGTGGCTCTGGAGACGTTGAGCAGCGACCGGTCGGTGGAGGGTCACTCTTGACGGTGGCGTTTCAAATCCTTGTAAACAATCTTCCGACGGCAAAACTCACGGTTGAGTCAGTAGAGACGGTTAATAACCTAATATCATGCACCGTTCAGAAGATCAGAGACGCTCTTCAGTGCGAAAGCTAAGGCTCAAGGTGTACCGTTGTCCGTTGAGcgtgtgtgtgtttgttgtCTTTTTTGTTGAGTTGTGAATTTTAACTATATGTACTGTGTACTTTGGGTTTTAGTTAAGTTTGGGAGGGGGGTGTCGAGTCAAGAACGAACCGCGCGGGTGGCGAAATCCAACTCCTTTGTCACCGTGGTTGGGACCATGTTAGGTTTGGTCTGATCACGGTGGAGGAGTTGGTGGTTCGGGTATTGACTGGGGTTGGAAACCCCCTTTGTTATCCTTTTGGGtgtcattattattattatataaaaaattgtagtAAAACTCATGTATCGAGAGTGAGCCACACGCACCGTCAGATGCTGTGGTTTGCTAACGCGGGCTGGGATATTATGAGCAGTATGTGGTTGGACTTTGGATGGATCTGGTCCGTTTATGTGTCCCTCGTGGTGTGCATTAAATGTGTTTGCAGGCTAATATTAATTCATTTAATGCTATTTTTTCTCTTCTGCCCGTGCGTGGCTCCTTGCTTTTGCATGATGGGAGTTTAGGACGTATCCCGCCATTTTCGTTCTGCCACGCCATACCATGACAGACTGGTGCGAGAACCCGACGTTACGCCGTCCTTTTCTCCGTTATGTCTTTTTCCTCAGTGTGTTAGCAAATAGGAATTGACGTATTGAGttgcctaaaaaaaaaaaaagaaaaggaactGACGTATTGAACACTAACAGGATGGACACGGTTTTGGGCCTTATTTTAAGCCCACTACCAGTTTAGGGGCTGGGCTAATGTGGCTATGAGTAAtagtttttttcatatatacatTAACTGGGCCCGTGATATGCTGTATGGTGGGAACATTATATTTTGCTTTCCGAGCCCAATTTATATTTCGATCCTTTTAACAAAGCCCTATTGTTTccggttttataaatttaatagcGAAGCAGTTAAGGAAAGTACTCTGAGATTAGGGAGGAAAAGTTGATAAGTTAATTAACTACGCAAAGTAGCCTATGTATCTCGATCGAGTAAGTAACTTTAAAATGCGTAAAACATAGGGACAGCTTGAGCCTATAATATGTGTTTATCCAATTCTAACTCCTAGGGTAATGTTTAGAGTTAATAATAAGGACACTAATAAATTAACATGAAAATCAGGgaaggaaagaaagaaagaaagaaagaaagaaagagagagagtagTCAAAGGAATGGTCAAATGATCCAAAACCCGCATATTCCGCGTGCCTAGATGCAATCATTCTATATCCGTCCGTAGATAATTTAAGTTAGGGGTATTTTGGTAAACACAAGTGGTCGAAATGAGGAGGCTTAATCCTAACCCGTCGGATGAGCTGCGACGATGAATCAACGGTGATGAGTCAATGTTTGACCAAAAGAGGAGAACGAGGTAGGCATGAttggcgagagagagagagagagagagagaagcaaagaTTCCACCTGGTTTTTGAAGAACtcgtgaagagagagagagagagagagagagagaggttgaagaaggAGGGCAGATTTTCCGATTAGAAGAATCGCTGTGTTCTGCTGGTCAGGGACAGATGCGAATTTGAATATCCGAATCTGTTAATTcgttctctctttctctctctctccacatGAAGCTGTGGTGAAGATTATAGGGTTTGGAGTTGGTATCTATTGGTGGCGAAGATGAACGTGATGCGTCGTCTCAAGAGCATTGCTTCGGGTCGGACCTCCATTTCTTCGGATCCTGTAAGTAAtgcatttttttcttcaatttaTCTTCCAAAATGCTTATCACAAGATTGAAATGAGATTGATTTCTATTGATTGTTGTGGATGATGATCTTTGACCTGACCTCTGTTTCTCAGGGTGTGGACTCTAGTCTTAAGAGACCCAAGCTCGATCAAGACAACGACTACTTATCTTCTGGTGGTGATGATCCCATGCAGGTTGACCAAACTACTGACATGGTGTCCCAAGATAGTGTTGCCGGTACTTCAAATGTTCCTCCTCCTGCTGATCAGCTTCCGGAAGTAATGAAcgatatgagattaagagaggAGGAGCCTCCTCATGCCAACCGCCGCGGCCACGAGGACAAAGTTAGTTGCTTTTGTTATATCTGGATTCTCTCTCCATCATCTTCCTCACATCTCCATTGGCTTTTGCTTATACAGGATATGGAACCACCTATTGTTAATGGCTGTGGGACTGAAACTGGTCAAGTTATTACAACCACTGTCGGAGGTCGTGATGGAAAGCCTAAGCAGGTGTGTGTGTCTAAACCAACTTTTTATTCAATCATTGCCCTTTTTGTTTGAGAAAAGCTTTAcgtatattttgattttatatctCCTCTGTTCATTCTGTTGGGCGTATCCTTACTTTTCATTATTTGGTTTCAGACAATCTCATACATGGCCCAGAGAGTGGTTGGAACAGGCTCATTCGGAGTTGTCTTCCAGGTATGTGCAAATTCTTAGTATccttttttaacctttttttttgtcgtttaCAGATTTTGATTTTGCTCTCTCATTCTTGGATAGGCCAAGTGTCTGGAAACGGGTGAACAAGTTGCAATTAAGAAAGTTCTGCAGGATAAAAGATACAAGAACAGAGAACTTCAGATCATGCGCTTGCAAGACCACCCCAATGTCGTGCGGCTGAGGCATTCTTTCTTTTCGACTACTGACAAGGATGAGCTCTATCTTAACCTTGTCCTTGAGTTTGTTCCCGAGACTGTATACAGAGCATTAAAGCACTATACCAAAATGAATCAGCATATGCCTATCATCCTTGTTCAGCTCTACACCTATCAGGTGATATATCTGAGAGCTCGACAGTCAAATCGTTTTTAGTTATTTGTGTAGCTTGAAACATCATTTACATGTAAATCTTTTACTTACGCTTGTGTTGCTTTTCTCATATCAGATCTGCCGCGCGCTGAACTACTTGCATCGTGTTGTTGGGGTGTGTCATCGTGATATCAAGCCACAAAATCTACTGGTATAGTGTGAATTCTTTTTGACAAggcttttatttttatttccaaaTAAGGCTCAAAGGACAAACGATATGAAAGGACAATACCCTGATTCTTTTATGATATGTTTTTCTTAGGTCAATACCCACACCcatcaattaaaaatatgtgATTTTGGAAGCGCAAAGATGTTGGTATGTTCTTTCTTGCTTGAAGTGTTCTTGGAGTTGGGTTGGCATTTGAGTAAAGATGGCTAACACTGTGATTCGTCTTCAGGTCCCAGGTGAACCTAACATATCCTATATATGCTCCCGGTACTACAGGGCCCCAGAACTTATATTCGGGGCAACAGAGTATACCAATGCCATTGACATGTGGTCTGGTGGTTGTGTTATGGCAGAGCTTTTACTCGGCCAAGtgagttttatatatattgtaaactttCGGTTATAATTGGTTGCTTAGTTACCTTTTAGTATCTCTCAAATCACATTCAATCATATTTAACTGTTGGTATTCTACCTGCAGCCACTGTTTCCCGGAGAAAGTGGCATTGATCAGCTGGTGGAGATTATCAAGGTACTTATTATGATCCTTCGTGTTTCTTCCTCTCTTTTTACATTTCTTGTTCCTATCTTATTCATCTGTCCATGTACCAGATTCTGGGTACGCCAACGAGAGAGGAAATACGGTGTATGAATCCAAATTACACAGAGTTCAAGTTTCCTCAAATAAAAGCTCACCCTTGGCACAAGGTTTGTAGACTAATCGTAGGTGCCTCGCTGGTTCATATACATGTTCAATTGAAAGCTAAAGTAGCGCAAAATTTCTGTAGATTTTCCACAAGCGAATGCCACCTGAAGCAGTAGACCTCGTCTCAAGACTCCTCCAGTATTCACCAAACCTTCGTTGCACTGCAGTAAGACCAAATCCTTTTGGACACCACCATAAAAACTATTTAACGTAATCTCCTTGGCTGATTTGGAGTTTTCTAATTCAAATTCTACAAAACCTTTCTTTACAATTTGTATAGTTGGAAGCTTGTGCACACCCCTTCTTCGATGACTTGCGGGACCCAAATGTTT of the Brassica rapa cultivar Chiifu-401-42 chromosome A03, CAAS_Brap_v3.01, whole genome shotgun sequence genome contains:
- the LOC103858856 gene encoding shaggy-related protein kinase theta, which translates into the protein MNVMRRLKSIASGRTSISSDPGVDSSLKRPKLDQDNDYLSSGGDDPMQVDQTTDMVSQDSVAGTSNVPPPADQLPEVMNDMRLREEEPPHANRRGHEDKDMEPPIVNGCGTETGQVITTTVGGRDGKPKQTISYMAQRVVGTGSFGVVFQAKCLETGEQVAIKKVLQDKRYKNRELQIMRLQDHPNVVRLRHSFFSTTDKDELYLNLVLEFVPETVYRALKHYTKMNQHMPIILVQLYTYQICRALNYLHRVVGVCHRDIKPQNLLVNTHTHQLKICDFGSAKMLVPGEPNISYICSRYYRAPELIFGATEYTNAIDMWSGGCVMAELLLGQPLFPGESGIDQLVEIIKILGTPTREEIRCMNPNYTEFKFPQIKAHPWHKIFHKRMPPEAVDLVSRLLQYSPNLRCTALEACAHPFFDDLRDPNVSLPNGRAMPPLFNFTTQELAGASTELRQRLIPAHCQGTGSSS